The sequence TATGGCATTATCTGCAGCTACACGTTAAAGGATTGCTAGTTCCACGATAAGGTCCATGCTGTTGGTTACATGCCATCACGTTCCATCATTTCTCATCATCTCGTTACATCCTATACgcattccttaagagtggatacctagctgaacgtccagcAGGGCTTGTAACTCCCAAGAAGTTTGTCTTCGATCTTGAAGGTGCgatcctttgtgatcactgtggcccaCCATTTTTATCCAGTAATCATGGTGGAAGTGaatgatttgttttgatcttttcttgaatgtcgatgatgCCCATTTTGTGAAAGTTAATACATAAatgccatagaaggttgatctttgCACCTCCTGGACACCCATTTTCTGCCGCCCTCCTGATCTACATGGTGTCATTAGCAGCTAATGTCATAAGTCTTAACaagacactttcaaatgagccttagtaAAGATTGAATCTGCTACCTCCTTGATAGTCCTCCTACCAATGGCAACAGGTGTTTGTTAATAATTTTGAAGCCGTATTGGAGTGACAGCGATGTTCTCAAGCAGCAAAACAAAAACAGCCATTACAGATGGCAACTAATTAAAGGCGATATCAACTGTCTGTTTGCTTTGTAACACCTATTTGACCGTGTGGGACCAGAGACTCACATGTGAAACGCTGGAACCGCATTCCCACTTGTGTGGTTTGGAAACGAGCAGCCACTACCCTACTCGTTGCCCTGACCTTGACTAAAGCATCAAATTCATCTCTTGTGTAGGCCTGATTCTACCTTCAGTTCACAATGATAGTGGAATCGTTTAAGGACGAAGAGTCGACTATAGACTCAATTTAATATGTATAAGACTCACAAACATACTAACAATGAAGCTCACAGACTGACCAGGGTAAAAATCTCATTGAACCAGAAGGCAAAAGTGCCTAGATACAAGAACGTTATTAGTGGAGCGTTAGACAACGCTCGATCAATCAAGAAAAAAGACACACATAAGTAAACGAAGGACACAGATTGAAGAAATAAAGCACTTAATTGAGAGCAATACAAAGAGGTACTAACAGACCGTTTTTGAAAGTAGAACATGGCAGACCTTAGCGACAGCGTAATTCCGTAGATGGATAGGATGCAATTGCAATTAGGAACTGTTACCATAATCCGGGATGATATGAAGAGCTTAttccaatagtggtacaagtccattacctccacttttctgtctataatgcttctgacattaatggcccaaacaaacagaaagaaaggttcatctctagcaagaagttataagcttgaatatttctgatatcccaactgcagatttttcagcgctcatttaactttaggactctgtatctcagaatgaacaaaagtagACTTGCaccgctattgaaataagctcttAATATGATTCTCGCAACTAGGGACCAACAAAATCATTAACCGGTTATCTTTCATCGACCCTTCTGGTGTCTGTAGCACTCACAAGCGGAATCCTCCATAGGTCGCCCTCTGACACAGATGAAAATTAGCAGGGTGAAACAAGGTAGAAAGTAAAGGAACTCCTCTTTAGGATCTGGTGCCAACTGTCAATAGTTTCAAAGAAAATGATGGTTAACATTTCAGTGTGACTCATCAGTCTGCTCGTTCAGTGTCAATGTTTGCGAGTTGGTAGCACAGTTGTTAAGGGCGCCGTTTTAAAAGACTTCGGCGTCCCGTGTTCAAATCCAATCttatattgcttatttttctttatctttctttgGAACATCAATATTTTTTCAACATTGTGATAAACAGTGGAATTACTGACAGAAGAAGTAAGTGTTTCATCATCACAAAATTTATATAATCTTATACTATTAActgtaattggaaatgaaaaacaaatgaaTTCTAACATTTCAATTTATCAATGAAATAGGAATACACACGTGTCCATTAAAGGCAATTCTACTAACGTGTACACCGTCTCGTGACGACGtatatttttaccgacaggtgagGAATTACGTGTTCGCTGATTACTGTAGTGCCCTCTTCTCATCGCAATGATGCAATTAAAATACATGCCTTAAACCAACATCAGTCATCAGTTGTAGGCTCCAACTTTTGAGAAATGCTACGATATACATGGTGGATTGCTGCGAAATTATCACCATATCACGAGTAtaatcacagtaaaaaaaaaaaatagtgactgCCGGATATGAGCCTTCGCACATTGCTCATGGTGCTCCAGATTTATATGCTTTGAATGGTTTTGTGGCAGATATCGCCATGGAGGGTACACAGCATCTCTTGAAGTATAAAAGTAGAAATGAAAGCAAAAATAGAAATGCTAGAACTTACATGTTCTTCATTTTAGTTACTGTTAATGAGATAAGATTGTGTAAGATTTCTGACGATAAAATCTGTTTTTAATAAGATTAGAAAAGTTTACCTCTATTGTGTAGAATACAGCTGTATTTAacgatttcacaaaatgaaaaaaaaagacatatattGGGGTTTGAACATGGGATGAAAAAATTTGAAAGTCTGCTCTTGATCACTACAATACGGACTCATTTAACATAACACTGGGTGAGCAGACTGATAAACTGCGACTGAAAAATATAACACTCGTTTTCTCGGAAACTACTGAGAGTTGGCACCTAACCCAAAATGCGTATTTCTTTGTTATCATCCTTGTTTCGCCCTGCGGGCGAGTTAACGAGGGTCCCCCTTGCAAGTTAAACCACCTCAACATGGCTTCTAAACGGTAGGACCATACGGTCTGCAGACTGACTACATCAGTGGTTatagttaaagtgcagctactcacagggaTCCGGTGTGAGTTGTAATCATCGTATGGCTGCGAAACCTCGTAGATATCCTAATTTGTTGACGCGGAAACGATTTACGTTGGAaaatattagttccagttttggccgccAGCTTCCaatatggcgctgtgaatgcaagacagACGTACATAAATGTTTCCATATAGAATGGACTGTGAACGGGatgtgctgtgttggcagaagagccaacaccgtgttgctagaggaggccgaaatgcacgcatttaattacacgcagactggcgtgaggactggaacagttaaatgtaattaatatagtcaataaggtacgctgttgctggaatacttaactttaatccataatcggtgtacatcgctcttgacggtacattaataataataacaatataaactggtaatggcgctttgctaggtcgtagcaaatgacgtagctgaaggctatgctaactatcgtctcggcaaatgagagcgtatttgtcagtgtagcatcgctagcaaagtcggctgtacaactggggcgagtgctaggaagtctctgtagacctgccgtgtggtggcgctcggtctgcaatcacagacagtggtgacacgcgggtccgacgtatactaccggaccgcggccgatttaaaggctaccacctagcaagtgtggtgtctggcggtgacactacaggaTGTAGGCAAAAAGAGCAATGAGTGAGAAAGCCATaatgttgactttattattaaTCAATGCTTGCACAATTTGTccagtatgagcactggagacgtcgactaGATGGTAGGGGTTATTTTCACATTCTGCTTAACTGTGCCCATTCTACGCAGTTCCCTTCGCAGCGTCCACTCGGAGACGTGTCCAGCTAGACCCGTATTCACCGAAAACAGCAATTCCTGTCGGCTTTGAGACCGATGTTCATTGGAAGATTAGATACATGTATGCAGTCCCTGTTGTTTAGGACCTTACGCGGTGTTACATCGTTGTCAGTGGCACATTAGCTTTTGTAGACATGTTGAATATTCTGATGCGCCAGAATATAAAATACGGCTACTTCAGTCTCGGTGTGGTCGCGAGCACGTCGAAACACTTTAGCTCCTTTTCGCCATTCTGTCAGGCCTACACATCGATCCTCATTACCGCACTGGTTCCTTACAACAGACTGGTATATACACACCTATTCACTGTTAAGATTTTCTTCGGTGATGGAGGGCTCTAGTCAATGTACACAATGAGCCAAGTTCGTGCCAAGACAATAGAAAAAAAGGTAACGCACCACAAAGGGATAGTGCAAATTGGACACAAATCGATATTTATACAGATAtagacggaaaatgcaaaactgttaaCGCTGGCGGCTGAtatatgaatgtgtgacgctgcagtgcaACTCCACCGTGCAGcagacaaaaacagtaaacaggggacatgtcgagaCCAGAGCGTAAAATCTTCGCGAATTTCATTCCATGCTCTATGCCTCATAGACAGGCGCGTGATCAATATACACTCATGTCAGCATCTCAGAGAGGACGCATAGTTGGGGTTAAAGAAACCGGTTGGAGTaaccggcgaatcgctcgacatttgaataggagcgatgtcaCTATTCGGCTATATTGGCAGTaatggtgaaccatggccgaacacagcgtcaagaaggaagcccTTTGCCTAGGAGAGACGACGACCTAGAAAGACGACAGAACGAGCTCACAGAGCAGCTAGCATTATCATTGGTCCGGGGTGCAGCTGGTTCTTCAGTGAGCACAAAGACCATCAATAGACGGCTCACAGAATGGTGACTGAGCTCATGACGCCCATTGTGCCGACTACCACTGACTTCTGAATATTAATAAGCACATTTGCAATGGCGTCGGGCAcattcggcttggaatctcattgaatggaataGTATTGAGTTATGAGTCCCGCTTCGGACTGAGCCCCGAACAGCGGTGGGATACAAACCTAGCTGTCGTCCGTCATACCGAACAACAACtcgtgtgatggtctggggtaccatttcttttcatagcagggcctctttggttatcatccgtggcacccttataaaacagcggtacgtccacgatattctacgccccctttTGTTCCTCTTCATGGAAGCCGTGCTGGGCTTACGTTTCACAAGGTAATGCCCGCTCGCAAACGGCGAGggctttctgctgcttgtcttcgtgctctccaaaccctaccttgcccagcaaggtcgccgggtctctccccaGTTAAAAtcgtttggagcatcatgggcagggacctccaatcagctcgggattttgccgatctaacgcgccagtcggGCAAAATTTGCCACGATATCTCTCAGTAGAACATGCAGCTACTCtgtaaatcaatgccaagccgaataatttttTACGTAGGGGTCAGATGTGGACTACGCGTCactgactcgctcaatttgtgaagctttgcCTCCTCAATAAAGCGTCCAgtatttctgaaactgaaatcatttctttgtctgtacaagtacatcatatctaacgatttccgtcccatcTTGATAACTTCTTGGTTGTgtgtctttttttctcttttgtacTACAGAGCGAGAAAATATACACTGGCGgggaaaaatagcaacaccaagaaggaattatgaaacgtaaacgaaagttggaaaACGTGTTTCCGCTTCTGgaagatgatgtttattcagatttcgtgccaatCGTATAAGAGCGGTGCATGTAGCACCTCTATGAGGATagaaatcagatttgctttaaatacaccttgtaacggtcgtgagcattagttatctttgagattgggcgtggtgagttgatgttactcaagaacgcctttaaggcgacaaaaaaggcctttatcaacACCTAACAGAGTTTgagcgaggttgtgtaatagggcaacgaggagctgaatgttccttctgcgatattgcagaaagcctTAGttgggatgtagccactgtacatgatttcttgtagcggtggtcacgagaataccggcggtcgcaagaagaccagggtaTGGAGGGCCACttggaagaccatagtgttcggtgaatggctctggcgaatcgtactgcatctgcggcagcaatCTGAGTAACTGTTGGCACCTCAATGGCGTAACGAagtgctacaaatcggttacttcaaagacaactCCAAGCCAGACGGCCTGTGGTGTGTATgctactgactccaaaccaccgccgtttgctacTTTAGTGGAGTCAAGGATAGCTTATTGAAGGGGAGGCTGGATGActgttgtgatttctgatgaaatctggtttctgcctcggtgccagtgatggccgtgtattggttagaaggagcccatgtgagggcctgcaaccaatctgtctctgtgctagacacactggagctatGCCTGGATATATGGTCAGGGGTCCGATTTCGAATGATAACAGGAACACTCTGGTGATTATCCCACGCACGTGACTGCGACTTtctatgtcaatctggtgattcgacctgttgtgctgtcattcacgaaAGGCACTCcaggggggtgttttccaacaggataacgcacgtccacgcaccgctgttgtaacccaacgtgtacagcagtgtgtcgacatgttaccttgccCTGCTTGAACATCAGCTCTATCTCCAATCGAAAGCAAGTGAAACATCATTGGACCACTAGAACGTCATTAACACAACAGCATTACCCGTGCCTTTGTTGACGCACCAATtgaacaggcatagaactccatccctgccagctggagtggccgtgcggttctaggcactacggtctggaaccgagcggccgctgcggtcgcaggttcgaatcctgcctcgggcatggatgtgtgtgatgtccttaggttagttaggtttaattagttctaagttataggcgactgatgacctcagaagttaagtcgcatagtgctcagagccatttgaaccattttttgaactccatcccagaaactgtCAGCCGTCACCTGTACAACAAAATACATGCACTTTTGCACTCTTTAACCCAAAATTGTGGTGGCAACACCACTTATtagtgtaccagtatttcacattttcaatggcttatctcgcccttAAACTAACCCGtgtccttgcaatgttaatcatttacatatttcacctagacaaatgtattcccgaaatcccgaaatttcattactgaacaTCAGATACTTATTGatgttacgttttttttttctctcagcatATATGTCTTGTGAGAGCGTAACTCACGGATcgaaaattacccagactatattcgcccagtatttgagaatgagagcatttagagacttccaacaaatcttacacatactttcaaacctttaagaaCCATTCTCTCTGGATCGCACCACGCAATGATGAAAGGGCAAATGTTTCTCGCTTACtacatttcaatttattatttctttactactaactccatcCGCAACGCATTTTGGAGATAGCACCCATACGTATCTACAAAGTTATGGAGACAGGACATTTTATATGTGGGGGATCGATTCTTTAAAGTAGAGGGTAGGGGTTTACTGGTGGTTTGCTGACGACCACTgataaatatgaagaaaaatgtaactgATAATCACTTTTATTGACACTTTGAACAATTATGTACAGTTTAGGgtagaagagagagaagaagatgGAGGGTTAGATGAGATTGCTGGCAGCCCCTCGTCGTGCGAGATGGAAGGAACTCTGTCGGCAGCTCCCCGCGGCGGTCGCCCCCTCGGCCCACCACGCCCCCCAGCGCCGCGGTGCCGGTCGTCGTGGGCGGGTCAGTCTGGTGGCCTGGAGGGTGCGAGCGCCTACTGCGTGTACTGCGGCTGGAAGCCGTTCTCGTCGGCGATGAAGTTGATGCTGTAGTCCTTGCCGTCGGCGCCCTTCCACGTGATGGTTCCGCGCACCTCGAGCGCCTCGTTCTCCGTGCCCTGGTTCTTCACCACTCCCTGCTCCTGCCGGATCAGCCCGTCGCTCGTCTTGAACCTGCGGCACAGCAGAGAAAGCCGTCTCATCACCTACCCTGTAGGGCCACATCAGTACGACTATTTCCTAGGCATGACGTACCCACACCACTACGTCGTAAGCCACCTTAGATGGTGCttggcggaggatacttctggcACCACCGTCTTTTTCCAGTTCCATTCACGAATGACGcaagggaagaatgactgtcgatatacactactgcacattaaaattgctacaccacgaagatgacgtgctacaaacgcgaaatttaaccgacaggaagaagatgctgtgatatgcaaatgatcagcttttcagagcattcacacaagcttggcgccggtgtcgacacctacaacgtactgacatgaggaaagtttccaaacgatttctcatacacaaacatcagttgaccggcgttgcctgaggtgtgatgcctcgtgtaagaaggagaaatgcgtaccatcacgtttccgaatttgataaaggtcggattgtagccaatcgcgattgcggtttatcgtatcgcgacgttgctgctcgcgttggtcgagatccaatgactgttagcagtcggaatcggtgggttcaggagggtaatacggaacgccgtgctggatcccaacggcctcgtatcactagcagtcgagatgacaggcatcttatccgcatggctgtaacggatcgtgcagccacgtctcgaaccctgagtcaacagatggggacgtttgcaagacaacaactatctgcacgaacagttcgacgacatttgtagccgcatggactatcagctcggagaccatggctgcggttacccttgacgctgcatcacaggcaggagcgcctgcgatggtgtactcagtcacgaacctgggtgcaggaatggcaaaacgtcattttttcggatgaatgcaggttctgtttacagcatcatgatggtcgcatccgtgtttggcgacatcgcggtgaacgcacattggaagcgtgtattcgtcatcgccatactggcgtatcacccggcgtgatggtatggtgtgccattggttacacgtctcggtcatctcttgttcgcattgacggcacttcgaacaacggacgttacatttcagatgtgttacgacccgtggctctaccctacattggattgctgcgaaaccatacatttcagcaggataatgcacgaccgcaagttgcagatcctgtacgggcctttctggatacagaaaatgttcgactgctgccctggccagcacattctccaaatctctcaccaattgaaaacgtcttgtcaatggtggccgagcaactggctcgtcgcaataggccagtcactactcttgatgaactatggtatcgcgttgaagctgcatgggcagctgtacctgtacacgccgtccaagctctgtttgactcaatgccccggcgtattaatgccgttattacggccagaggtggttgttctgggtactg comes from Schistocerca piceifrons isolate TAMUIC-IGC-003096 chromosome 8, iqSchPice1.1, whole genome shotgun sequence and encodes:
- the LOC124711685 gene encoding endocuticle structural protein SgAbd-6, with protein sequence MKLLLVAAALIAVVAARPQKPGEAVILEQSIDNDGLGQYTFGFKTSDGLIRQEQGVVKNQGTENEALEVRGTITWKGADGKDYSINFIADENGFQPQYTQ